In Sphaerospermopsis torques-reginae ITEP-024, the genomic window TAGTGATAATCTAGCACAATTAATAGTTGATTTACAAAGGGAAACTTCTGTTTCAGAATAAGTGTGAAATACTACTAAAGCCCAAACATATAAATGGTATTTGTGGAGGAAGATAAAAAATGAAAAAAATAGCTTTTTAATGATGAGAAAGAAAGTTACTATGGCAAAAATGGAATAATCAGTTTCATCAAAACTGCTATTCAATTACTTTGGTGTGAGAGATGACAGATCGGGATATTTCAGACAGTTGGTCTCCAACCAGAGCCAGAAAACCAGATCCCAATACAAGATTATCCCGAACTCCAGAAGTCGGGACAACTCAATCATCTGGTGTCCCTCCTACTGGTTCTAACTTTAAATCAGTGACGCAGCAACAAGATAACAATTCAGAAGGATTACCTGTAAATAACTATTCAGAGGAATCTTTTGATACTGGGAAAAAATGGGGAAAATTGCCAAGCTGGATGAAAAGCTGGGTGATGTGGTCAATTTTATTAACATTGATTCCTAGCAGTATCGGGTTTATATCAATGTCGATGCTGTTAAAATTGCCGTCAGCGCCAAATTGCCCAAAAATCTTTTGGCCTTTAGCTAGTGCTTCTGTACGTTTACATTGCGCTTCCTTAGCAGCTTCTAAGCAGAATGTGAACGACTTACTGCAAGCGATCGCACTGGTAAGAGAATTACCAGAAAATCACCCACTCAGGGGACAGATTAATGGTTTGTTAGAGGAGTGGTCAAGGGATATTTTAAAGCTGGCTGAGGAAAGTTTCCAATCTGGGAATTTAGAAGAAGCGATCGCCACTGCCAGGCAAGTTCCTGAAGACTTAGAAGCTCGTAATATTGTAGAAGAGCAAATTACTAAATGGCAGTCTACTTGGTCCAAGGCAGAAGAAATCTATGACGAAACATTAAAAGAACTCGGAGAAAGACGCTGGCAGTCAGCTTTTATGCTGTCATCTAAATTGCTCCGCATCAACAATCAATATTGGTCAATGACCAAGTACGATGAACTAAACCGGATTATTGTTACAGCGCGGGAAGACGGTGATAAGCTCGATAAAGCTGAAGGTCTGGCAAAAAGTAGCTCAGTAGATAAGGTTTTACAAGCTATTAAGTTAGCTGAATCAATCAAGTCGGATAGCTACCTGTATCAAAAAGCTCAGGAATTAATTCCTGAATTTGGGCGCAAAATGCTGAAATTAGCACAATCCAGCATGGATAGGCGAGATGCTGATACAGCATTAGAAATTGCTAGAAAAATTCCGCCTATTGCTGAATTACAATCAGAAATTGATGATTTTATTGTTTTAGGTGAAGCCCAAAGAAGTGCGTGGACAGGTACGGTTGCTGGTTTAGAGAGCGCCATTTCCCAAGCTCAACAAATTGATGCTTCTAGGGAAGTGTATATTAAAGCACAAGAATTAATTGCTCGTTGGCAACTAGAAATTGAAGATGTTTCTCGTTTAGAAAAAGCGCGAACCCTAGCTAGTCAAGGTACAATCAACGATTTAACGGCAGCAATATCCGAAGTTCAACAGATTCCCGGTAGCAATCCCCGCGCTTCAGAAGCAAGACAGGAAATAAATCGCTGGCAGTCCCAAGTAGAAACTATTGAAGACAGACCTTATTTAGACCGTGCTGAACAAATAGCTTTGTTAGAAGATATTAACTCCTTGCAAACTGCGATCGCAGAAGCTAGTCAAATTCGCTCTGGTCGTGCATTATATCCAGAAGCACGGAAAAAAATCAGTAATTGGACGGCGAAAATTCAGCGTATTCAAGACCAACCTTATTTAGATCAAGCACGAATTATTGCTGACAGTGGTGATTTAAATAGTGCTATTAGGGAAGCTCAAAAAATCGCTTCATCAGGAAGGGCGCTGGCTAGTGAAGCACAAGCAGCAGTCGATACTTGGCAAGAACAAATTAGGGCGAGAGAAAACTGGAAAAAAGCTAGAGAAGTTGCTATTGCTGGCACACCAGAAGCTTTAGCTGAGGCCATCCGCATAGCTGATCGAGTTTCCAACCGTAACATTTTACGCATGGATGTCAACGTTGCTATTGATCAATGGAGTCAGCAAATATTACAAATGGCACGTTCTCAAAGCGAGTTTGATATTCCTAGAAGTATTGAAACTGCAAGATTAATTCCTCGTGGTAGTTCTGCTTACAGAGATGCTCAACTACAAATTAGAACTTGGAGACAATTCCTAATTCCTCGGACATCACCTACAACATTACCTACATCATCGCTGGAGTCATTACCCACACCATCACCGGAAATAGAATCATCTCCATCATCAACTGGTAATGGGTTGTAATGGGTTGTAATGGGTTGTAATGGGTTGTAATGGGTTGTAATGGGTTGTAATGGGTAATTGATGATGATAAAATTTTCATGATTACCCTTGGGGACTGTATCAAATTAGTCCCTTTTTTGTTTACTCGTTTCCTGGTGTAGTTGCCAAAATTTTTGATGATTTAACCGCAAAGTACGCAAAGTACACAAAGTAAGAAATAATTTAAGTTATTTTAAATTATTTGGTGCAACCTCACACATCAATAGTATCAGAAACTAAACATCAAGAAAAATATCAACATCAACTTGAGCTTGTTTGAGGATATTTCTGAGAGTTCCTTCCTTAATCTCTCGATGATGAGGAATGGTTGTTTTTTGATTGGTTGCTGGGTTAAACCAGATTTCGTGATCTCCTTTTGCTGAACGATAAAATTGAAAACCCAATTTTCCTAATTTCTGAGTAACTTCTCGATAAGAAAAACCTGCTAATCTCCCCATCTATTATACCTCAATAATTAGGGGATATTCAAATTGAGATGGCAAATCTTGAAGTTGAAAAATTTGATTATTTTCTTTTTCCAACTCTAATAATACTTTGGCTACATCTTCAGCAATTTCTATTGCTTCTTTTGCTGTTTTTCCTTCTGCAACTAAGCCCTGTAAATCATCACTGGTGGCGACAAAATATTCCTGACCACCTTCAATAAATTTTTCTACTTTTAGTCTAATTATTGTTTGCATTTACTTCACCATTAATTTTGAGCTTGAATTTGCCTAACTACTGTTAAAGCAGAATAACTTACCCCTGCTGTACCTTCCCCTGGATGGGTTGAGTCACCCACTAACCACAAATTATTAATAGGTGTGCGGTTAGCAAAACCAAAGGGTCCAAATGTCGGTATTCTTTGTCCAATTCCCCCGACAATTCCCTTTTCTCTCCCTGTATAATGGGCAAAGGTTTTAGGTGTGGCAGCTTCTACATAAATGATGGTTTCTGGTTTTAAATAGAAATATTGGGAAAGTTTAGAAATTGCATCTTGGGTAAATTTTTCTTTTAATTCTTGATAGTTTTCTGTATGCCACCACTGGGTAAAATCAACAAATGATGAAGCGATAATTGTCGCTTTTCCTGTTGGTGCGCGGCCATCTCCTTCATGACTAACAGAGACAAACAAGGAGTTATTTTCCCCAATTGGTCCATTAATATCATACATGAATTGGAGATGGGGCGGACAATCATAAGGAATTGCACTTTTATCAACACCGATATAAACCACAAATGCACCAGAAGCTGGGGGTAATTTTTCTACTCTGTGTTTATATCCTGATGGTGCTTTTTCTCCTAATAATCTTACTAAGTCTTGTACAGTGACGTTAGCAATTACATGATCTGCTTTTTCTGTCCAAACTTCTCCGGTTTTTTGATTTCTAATTACTACACCGTTAGCTTGACCATTTTCTACATTAATTTTTTCTACGGTGTGACGCATTAATAATTTACCACCGTCTCTTTCTAAGGATTCTACAAGGCGATCGCTCAATACTTGCATACTTCCCTGTAAATGATAT contains:
- a CDS encoding chromosome segregation ATPase, with translation MTDRDISDSWSPTRARKPDPNTRLSRTPEVGTTQSSGVPPTGSNFKSVTQQQDNNSEGLPVNNYSEESFDTGKKWGKLPSWMKSWVMWSILLTLIPSSIGFISMSMLLKLPSAPNCPKIFWPLASASVRLHCASLAASKQNVNDLLQAIALVRELPENHPLRGQINGLLEEWSRDILKLAEESFQSGNLEEAIATARQVPEDLEARNIVEEQITKWQSTWSKAEEIYDETLKELGERRWQSAFMLSSKLLRINNQYWSMTKYDELNRIIVTAREDGDKLDKAEGLAKSSSVDKVLQAIKLAESIKSDSYLYQKAQELIPEFGRKMLKLAQSSMDRRDADTALEIARKIPPIAELQSEIDDFIVLGEAQRSAWTGTVAGLESAISQAQQIDASREVYIKAQELIARWQLEIEDVSRLEKARTLASQGTINDLTAAISEVQQIPGSNPRASEARQEINRWQSQVETIEDRPYLDRAEQIALLEDINSLQTAIAEASQIRSGRALYPEARKKISNWTAKIQRIQDQPYLDQARIIADSGDLNSAIREAQKIASSGRALASEAQAAVDTWQEQIRARENWKKAREVAIAGTPEALAEAIRIADRVSNRNILRMDVNVAIDQWSQQILQMARSQSEFDIPRSIETARLIPRGSSAYRDAQLQIRTWRQFLIPRTSPTTLPTSSLESLPTPSPEIESSPSSTGNGL
- a CDS encoding type II toxin-antitoxin system HicA family toxin, with product MGRLAGFSYREVTQKLGKLGFQFYRSAKGDHEIWFNPATNQKTTIPHHREIKEGTLRNILKQAQVDVDIFLDV
- a CDS encoding type II toxin-antitoxin system HicB family antitoxin codes for the protein MQTIIRLKVEKFIEGGQEYFVATSDDLQGLVAEGKTAKEAIEIAEDVAKVLLELEKENNQIFQLQDLPSQFEYPLIIEV
- the crtD gene encoding C-3',4' desaturase CrtD yields the protein MPSLSLNKNQTRVIVVGAGIGGLTTAALLAHRGYSVLTLDQALVPGGCASTFKRQGFTFDVGATQVAGLEPGGIHHRIFSELKIELPAATPCDPACAVFLPGENTPINVWRDPQKWQEERQKQFPGSEPFWQLLATLFKASWEFQGRDPVLPPRNLWDLFQLTKALRPNTLITAPFTFMTVGDALRLYGLGNDQRLRTFLDLQLKLYSQVSAEETALLYAATALSVSQSPQGLYHLQGSMQVLSDRLVESLERDGGKLLMRHTVEKINVENGQANGVVIRNQKTGEVWTEKADHVIANVTVQDLVRLLGEKAPSGYKHRVEKLPPASGAFVVYIGVDKSAIPYDCPPHLQFMYDINGPIGENNSLFVSVSHEGDGRAPTGKATIIASSFVDFTQWWHTENYQELKEKFTQDAISKLSQYFYLKPETIIYVEAATPKTFAHYTGREKGIVGGIGQRIPTFGPFGFANRTPINNLWLVGDSTHPGEGTAGVSYSALTVVRQIQAQN